Proteins encoded in a region of the Antedon mediterranea chromosome 2, ecAntMedi1.1, whole genome shotgun sequence genome:
- the LOC140040055 gene encoding uncharacterized protein → MLDLKASDTTNQTMAKSISDEEVRQIEAFFLSLNCQVYVCPGLANLYFTTLEGIANLSGWELVQKGIPAVVYNRGNPGSRRDKQLQIYLAERGTGFVLWNDSLNQQSNYKSPSKNFHTMALSTEPGKIAGLSFDSERAGNELLRTVNTWISDQKDVNLGTIKDKRKDTKKKNKSKVLKTEISLPCCFEHITNVDKEMYVQKCNGLETGPTFNENELTRSMDVDGSEGSSKDLDSPSAYPESYCTETDSGLGEPVNLTEMPCS, encoded by the coding sequence ATGTTGGATTTGAAGGCCAGCGATACGACAAACCAAACGATGGCTAAAAGTATTTCTGATGAGGAAGTTCGGCAAATTGAAGCGTTTTTTCTAAGCTTAAACTGTCAGGTGTATGTTTGCCCTGGGCTTGCTAACTTATATTTCACGACGCTTGAAGGTATCGCGAATTTGTCCGGATGGGAACTGGTCCAGAAAGGTATCCCGGCGGTGGTGTACAACCGAGGGAACCCTGGTTCTAGAAGagataaacaattacaaatttatcTGGCAGAAAGGGGGACTGGATTTGTTTTATGGAATGACTCGCTTAATCAGCAATCGAACTATAAGTCACCTTCGAAAAACTTCCACACTATGGCACTGTCAACGGAGCCCGGGAAAATAGCTGGGCTGAGTTTCGACAGTGAACGGGCGGGGAATGAGCTCCTACGCACGGTAAACACGTGGATTTCAGATCAAAAAGATGTGAACCTCGGAACAATTAAGGATAAACGGAAAGACacaaagaagaaaaataaatcaaaagtaCTTAAGACTGAAATATCATTACCATGTTGTTTTGAACACATCACGAACGTAGATAAGGAAATGTACGTGCAAAAGTGTAACGGGTTGGAAACAGGGCCAACATTTAATGAGAACGAACTAACTCGTAGTATGGACGTAGATGGAAGTGAGGGTAGTTCTAAAGACTTAGACTCGCCGAGTGCGTACCCAGAAAGTTACTGTACAGAGACTGACTCTGGCCTTGGGGAACCCGTCAACCTAACAGAAATGCCTTGTTcctga
- the LOC140040054 gene encoding toll-interacting protein A-like, with the protein MSSTTTRRDQVMVGELPDDFLSIGGGGGGITVPDGHSQQINNDEQTARMLQYEQNVNPGTYQQATVGRLSITVSQAKLAKNYGVTRMDPYCRIRVGHSVFETPTDSNGSKNPRWNKVIQCNLPTGVNTFYLEIFDEKSFTTDNRIAWAHITIPQCVVSGDTKEDWYSLSGKQGNDKEGMINLVLSYSQVAATPWLMQQQFPAAPPVMVLPSAYAYPGVGAPMAVYPPMRPPVVQGPVMHQHQQQHPQPPPPITPEDIKSINEMFPDTEPEVIKSVLEANRGNREAAVTTLLNMQ; encoded by the exons ATGTCTTCTACGACTACGAGACGGGACCAG GTTATGGTTGGTGAACTTCCTGATGATTTTCTGTCAATCGGTGGAGGGGGAGGGGGTATTACAGTTCCAGATGGACACTCGCAACAGATTAATAATGACGAGCAAACCGCTAGAATGCTTCAATACGAGCAGAACGTGAATCCTGGCACTTACCAACAAGCGACCGTTGGACGACTTAGTATCACAGTTTCACAG GCAAAACTTGCAAAGAATTACGGTGTGACCAGAATGGACCCTTACTGCCGTATCCGTGTCGGACACTCCGTGTTTGAAACACCAACGGATAGTAACGGCTCAAAGAACCCCAGATGGAATAAGGTGATACAGTGCAACCTGCCAACAGGAGTCAACACTTTCTATTTAGAGATATTTGATGAA AAATCATTTACAACCGACAACCGCATTGCATGGGCCCACATCACTATACCACAGTGTGTCGTGAGTGGAGACACAAAGGAAGACTGGTACTCACTAAGCGGCAAGCAAGGCAATGATAAAGAAGGAATGATTAACTTGGTACTCTCTTACTCg CAAGTGGCAGCTACACCATGGTTGATGCAACAACAATTCCCTGCAGCTCCTCCTGTTATGGTCTTACCCTCTGCATATGCATACCCAGGTGTTGGTGCACCAATGGCAG TGTATCCGCCAATGCGTCCTCCAGTCGTACAAGGCCCTGTCATGCATCAACATCAACAACAGCACCCTCAACCTCCTCCACCAATCACTCCCGAAGACATCAAATCCATCAACGAGATGTTCCCAGACACGGAACCAGAAGTTATCAAATCAGTCCTGGAAGCCAACCGAGGCAACCGTGAGGCGGCCGTTACCACACTGCTTAATATGCAATAG